Proteins encoded together in one Euwallacea similis isolate ESF13 chromosome 12, ESF131.1, whole genome shotgun sequence window:
- the LOC136412594 gene encoding facilitated trehalose transporter Tret1-like — MNGTGGNGKRSGKSVPSQIILALLANFSNISPGMNIGFSAVAIPYLHHLTLNQISWFASIASLATPIGCMASGPIADRFGRRWAIGVVNATTLIGWSILATAYYVTDHQYKILLLGRFMTGLAAGLCGTPAAIYMAEVASSELRSVFTTWVSLFYAIGIFFVYVLGLILQSNWGTICLIAATFPIFGMTFLLLFIPESPPWLVTKRRFDEAQKNLCRLYGTKTCNDEVNAELQGLIKHSKPKDRLQKSTLPRQIVKKVKMLMKRNFLKPYLLVLTFFFFQQFTGIFVIMFYAIDIVKAAKIELDSYITIVIIALVRVVGMVLLSFISKHIGRRPLSLTSGVGITLSMIGLGSYIVAIQNGSITAEKQSSLSFIPVLLLIFYFVISTIGFYPLPFALCSEVYPRNIRGTAAGISTATNFLFNFVIVKLYPTMEAGLSAYGVFYFYGAMGLLGTIFVFFCLPETRGKSLEEIQEFFGNKERQDMVPEKEQQA; from the exons ATGAATGGGACTGGTGGTAATGGCAAGAGAAGCGGGAAGTCCGTTCCTTCACAG ATCATCCTTGCGTTACTGGCcaatttttcgaatatctcCCCAGGAATGAACATAGGATTTTCGGCAGTTGCCATACCATACCTACACCATTTGACTTTAAACCAGATTTCCTGGTTTG CCAGTATAGCCTCTTTAGCCACTCCTATAGGCTGCATGGCCTCGGGACCAATAGCAGACCGATTCGGCAGGAGATGGGCGATTGGGGTCGTCAACGCTACGACCCTTATTGGATGGAGTATACTGGCTACCGCATACTATGTTACAGATcaccaatataaaattttgttattaggGAGATTTATGACTGGATTAGCTGCAG GTCTATGCGGCACTCCAGCGGCCATTTACATGGCTGAAGTAGCCAGCTCAGAGCTCAGAAGCGTATTCACTACTTGGGTTTCGCTGTTCTACGCCATTGGGATCTTTTTCGTCTACGTTTTAGGGCTAATTTTGCAG AGTAACTGGGGCACCATATGCCTGATCGCAGCCACCTTCCCTATCTTCGGCATGACATTCCTGCTTCTGTTCATCCCCGAGTCCCCCCCATGGCTCGTAACCAAAAGACGTTTCGACGAAGCTCAGAAGAACCTTTGCAGACTGTATGGCACCAAAACCTGTAATGACGAAGTAAACGCCGAACTGCAAGGCCTAATCAAACACAGCAAGCCCAAGGACAGGTTGCAGAAGAGTACTCTTCCTCGACAGATCGTCAAGAAAGTGAAAATGCTGATGAAGAGGAACTTCTTGAAGCCTTATTTGCTGGTGCTTACCTTCTTTTTCTTCCAGCAATTCACTGGAATTTTCGTGATAATGTTCTATGCAATTGATATTGTTAAAGCTGCGAAAATCGAACTGGACTCTTACATCACTATAGTGATAATAGCGTTAGTGCGAGTAGTGGGGATGGTGCTTTTGAGCTTTATTAGCAAGCACATTGGCCGCAGGCCCTTAAGCTTGACCTCAGGAGTAGGCATTACTTTATCAATGATAGGGTTGGGTAGCTATATTGTGGCTATTCAAAATGGTTCTATTACTGCTGAGAAACAAAGCTCTTTGTCATTTATTCCTGTCCTGCTCCTGATCTTCTATTTCGTGATCAGCACTATAGGGTTCTATCCTCTGCCCTTTGCCCTATGCTCAGAAGTGTACCCTAGAAACATAAGAGGCACGGCAGCAGGAATAAGTACAGCcacaaatttccttttcaatttCGTGATTGTGAAGCTTTACCCCACAATGGAGGCGGGCCTTAGTGCTTACGGAGTGTTCTACTTTTACGGCGCCATGGGACTGTTGGGAACGATATTCGTCTTTTTCTGCCTTCCCGAGACTAGGGGGAAAAGCTTGGAGGAAATACAGGAGTTTTTCGGGAATAAGGAGAGACAGGATATGGTTCCAGAGAAAGAGCAGCAAGCTTAG
- the LOC136412350 gene encoding polyamine-transporting ATPase 13A3-like, whose amino-acid sequence MVSHFNIQGDNLTKNSKANGKPDKNNGHGFQYINFGENDQMEIQGFVVSKLRCNICMVLYLLTLGILRLVFHWYPVLHLKATHGKCHLKVAEKLLIKDIYIGKTSTHFVKKITSLSSDSLQGNYADNIKKLLKFRLIDGNTREKYQIRVVNCKKLTYIWDEDKETFIKLAGLENGISRAGLHQFKGLSSEEQIRKRIVYGNNEIVTPEQTVLQLLVLEALTPFYMFQLFSLLVWLAEQYYYYSVAIVIMSIVGISTSIVQTRKNQKNLKGTVNFTSMVTVRREDGIFEETSTTCLVPGDVVVIPSQGCEMHCDAVLLNGNCIVNESMLTGESVPITKTPLDHHDTPYSLKEDVNHTLFCGTKVIQTRSHENGKVLAVVIRTGFLTTKGELVRSILYPPPADFKFDRDSYKYIAILAGIAVLGVIYTVVSKSSRQIDPADIAIKALDIITIVIPPALPAAMTVGKLFALHRLKLSKIFCINSRVINVSGSVNCICFDKTGTLTEDALDMWGVVPVVEKYIGNPIKNIEMLTSSSDLFRGMATCHSLTSIEGKIGGDPLDVKMFESTGWIFEDNHLQGKNYGDFVPACIVRTSQTNGNGSIHEIGIVKQFHFSSTLQRMSVITKSPEREQFEVFCKGSPEKVISLSNKVSVPEGIHRTLKEYTEQGYRVIGLASRQLPQDLPYEAISKCHRDDVEKDLRFLGLLVLENRLKPQSEGVIRVLKEARLKVVMITGDNIQTAVTVARECHIIDESCTAIEIYAEEPTKHESAIINYLALKKPPTQGYKNGNIKDIESASENNRKYYFVVTGQSWSNVVKYFPELIPKIMIKGAVFARMSGAQKAQLVEYLKNLGYYVAMCGDGANDCGALKAAHVGISLSEAESSVASPFTSKEANISCTPKIIKEGRAALVTSFGVFQMMLCYSLTEFTSVMILYAIDTNLSSMQFLFIDVCLVLNFAATFGRTQANPKLAKTPPRTSLLSFVPLCSITLFMLLAAASQLFSYHYIQTYKWFHSFEYDPSESGITTFAPSFENYAVYCTSMFQYITMAVTFSKGKPYRKNIFTNLIFIFCLLGMTIICGYMTLFSGDWLAEVMELQMPTEMDGRWMCIYVALVTFAACYIVQCFLVEVVLEKAIEPAFSKCSKNRKEYVDVAKELRNDRLWPPTSRESLKFIKINEKMNGVDNVGFVDSDEELKSVRL is encoded by the exons ATGGTTAGTCATTTCAATATTCAAG GTgataatttgacaaaaaacagCAAAGCAAACGGGAAACCCGATAAAAATAACGGTCATGGATTTCAATACATTAATTTTGGTGAAAATGATCAAATG GAGATACAAGGGTTTGTCGTCAGTAAGTTGAGATGCAACATTTGCATGGTTCTGTACTTGCTAACATTGGGAATACTGAGACTTGTTTTCCACTGGTACCCGGTTTTGCACCTGAAAGCCACTCACGGGAAGTGCCACTTGAAGGTGGCCGAAAAATTACTGATAAAG GACATATACATTGGGAAAACTAGCACACACTTCGTGAAAAAAATCACTAGTCTAAGCAG CGACTCTTTACAAGGAAACTACGCAgacaacataaaaaaattgctaaagtTCAGACTGATTGATGGAAATACTAGAG AAAAATACCAAATCCGCGTGGTAAATTGCAAGAAACTGACTTACATTTGGGATGAAGACAAggaaacttttattaaacttgCAGGCCTAGAAAACGGGATTAGCAGGGCTGGATTGCACCAATTTAAGGGTCTGTCCAGTGAAGAACAAATTCGAAA gagaATAGTCTATGGTAATAATGAAATAGTAACACCGGAACAGACGGTGCTGCAGCTCTTGGTCCTGGAAGCCCTCACGCCCTTCTACATGTTCCAATTATTCAGTTTATTGGTCTGGCTAGCTGAGCAATACTATTACTATTCAGTTGCCATCGTTATAATGTCGATAGTCGGTATATCCACCTCAATTGTGCAGACTCGGAAG aaTCAAAAGAACCTGAAAGGCACCGTCAACTTCACGTCAATGGTGACCGTTCGCCGAGAAGATGGAATTTTCGAAGAGACCTCCACCACCTGTTTAGTGCCTGGTGACGTGGTTGTGATACCTTCACAAGGTTGTGAAATGCATTGTGATGCTGTGTTGTTGAACGGAAACTGTATTGTGAACGAGAGCATGCTTACTG GTGAATCTGTACCTATAACAAAAACTCCTTTGGACCACCATGACACACCTTACAGTTTAAAGGAGGACGTCAATCACACTTTATTTTGTGGCACTAAAGTGATCCAAACAAGATCACATG aaaacGGAAAAGTTTTGGCGGTAGTAATAAGAACTGGATTTCTGACCACAAAAGGAGAGTTGGTGAGAAGCATTCTCTACCCCCCACCAGCTGATTTCAAATTCGACAGAGACAGCTATAAGTATATAGCAATTCTAGCTGGAATAGCTGTGCTGGGGGTTATATACACTGTAGTCTCTAAG TCATCGAGACAAATAGATCCCGCAGACATCGCCATTAAAGCCCTTGATATAATTACTATTGTCATCCCTCCAGCCTTACCAGCAGCTATGACTGTGGGCAAACTATTCGCCCTGCACAGACTTAAACTATCCAAGATTTTCTGTATTAATTCCAGGGTGATTAATGTGTCTGGATCTGTAAATTGTATATGCTTCGATAAG ACAGGAACTTTAACTGAAGACGCATTGGACATGTGGGGCGTGGTTCCGGTAGTAGAGAAATACATTGGAAATCCTATAAAGAACATTGAGATGTTAACGAGCAGTTCTGACTTGTTTCGCGGAATGGCAACGTGCCATTCATTGACTTCTATAGAAGGGAAAATTGGAGGGGATCCTTTGGATGTCAAG ATGTTTGAATCGACAGGATGGATTTTCGAGGACAATCATCTTCAAGGAAAAAACTACGGTGATTTTGTGCCTGCATGCATCGTGAGGACGAGCCAAACCAATGGAAATGGC AGTATCCACGAAATCGGCATTGTCAAGCAATTCCACTTTTCCTCCACCTTACAAAGAATGTCAGTGATAACCAAATCACCTGAAAGGGAACAGTTTGAGGTGTTCTGCAAAGGGTCACCCGAAAAAGTGATTTCATTGTCCAATAAGGTTTCAGTGCCAGAGGGGATACATAGAACTTTGAAGGAGTATACTGAGCAAGGATATAGAGTTATAG GTCTCGCAAGTAGACAATTGCCTCAAGATTTACCTTACGAAGCAATAAGCAAATGCCATAGAGACGATGTGGAAAAAGATCTTCGATTCCTAGGACTGTTAGTGTTAGAAAACCGCCTAAAACCCCAGAGTGAGGGAGTGATAAGGGTCCTCAAAGAAGCTAGGCTTAAAGTCGTTATGATTACAG GCGACAACATCCAGACTGCAGTCACTGTGGCTCGGGAATGCCACATCATCGACGAATCCTGCACCGCCATTGAAATCTATGCAGAAGAACCCACAAAACACGAATCTGCAATCATAAATTATCTGGCTTTAAAGAAACCGCCCACTCAG GGTtacaaaaatggaaatatcaaaGATATAGAATCTGCAAGTGAAAATAATCGGAAATACTACTTTGTGGTCACTGGTCAAAGCTGGTCGAACGTGGTCAAATATTTCCCGGAATTAATCCCGAAAATAATGATCAAAGGAGCGGTTTTCGCTCGCATGTCCGGGGCACAAAAGGCCCAATTAGTGGAGTATTTGAAGAATTTGGGCTACTACGTTg CTATGTGCGGAGATGGAGCTAATGATTGCGGAGCCCTTAAAGCAGCGCACGTAGGGATTTCCCTCTCAGAGGCAGAATCCAGCGTAGCCTCCCCTTTTACATCTAAAGAAGCGAACATTTCCTGCACTCCcaaaattatcaaagaagGAAGAGCCGCCTTAGTCACCTCGTTCGGAGTATTTCAAATGATGCTCTGCTACAGTTTAACAGAGTTCACTTCTGTGATGATTCTTTATGCCATAGACACCAATCTAAGCTCCATGCAATTTCTCTTCATCGACGTATgtttagtattaaattttgcagcCACTTTTGGGAGGACTCAGGCCAATCCAAAACTAGCAAAAACACCCCCTAGAACCAGCCTCCTAAGCTTCGTTCCTCTATGCTCAATCACATTATTCATGCTCCTTGCAGCAGCCTCCCAACTCTTCTCCTATCATTACATTCAAACTTACAAATGGTTCCACTCCTTCGAGTACGACCCTAGTGAAAGTGGCATCACCACCTTCGCTCCGTCTTTCGAAAACTACGCCGTTTATTGCACCTCAATGTTCCAATACATCACCATGGCCGTAACGTTCTCTAAAGGAAAACCTTACAGAAAAAACATCTTCACCAATTTAATCTTCATCTTTTGCCTTCTGGGAATGACAATCATTTGCGGCTATATGACTTTATTCTCTGGTGATTGGCTCGCAGAGGTGATGGAGCTGCAAATGCCCACTGAAATGGACGGCAGGTGGATGTGTATTTACGTTGCTTTGGTGACGTTTGCAGCCTGCTATATCGTGCAATGTTTCCTGGTAGAGGTTGTTTTGGAGAAGGCAATAGAGCCAGCATtcagtaaatgttcaaaaaatagAAAGGAATATGTGGATGTGGCCAAAGAGTTGCGTAATGACCGCTTATGGCCACCTACCAGTAGAGAGTCGctgaagtttattaaaataaatgaaaaaatgaatggGGTTGATAATGTGGGGTTTGTGGATAGTGATGAGGAATTGAAGAGTGTAAGGTTGTAG